One segment of Castanea sativa cultivar Marrone di Chiusa Pesio chromosome 3, ASM4071231v1 DNA contains the following:
- the LOC142629522 gene encoding amidase 1-like codes for MDTARDSDYGAFMEKFLLQPSPSLHQLPLHGLTFAFKDIFDVDGYVTGFGNPDWARTHPAATSTAPAILAVLRGGATCVGKTVTAELAYSINGENKHYGTPTNPCVPDRVPGGSSSGSAVAVGAKLVDFALGTDTGGSVRVPASYCGILGFRPSHDAISTAGVIPLVQSFDTVGWFARDPVILNRVGRVLLQLPDVDHVRPSRIIIAEDCFQLSDIPKDRVTQPLVKSVEKLFGSHLVSRAILEDYVKDKVPSLKQFVNKGNADQESHIPSLEALSSAMRLIIGYEFKNNHGEWINTVKPDLGPGISERVWEALMTTDENLDICHSVKNEARAALIDLLGDFGVLAIPTVLGPPSKLQTDPTISENFCDRTFSLLLIASASGFCQVSIPLGLYDNLPVSISLLATHGSDGFLLNLVESLYDTLKEEVGIVEKMGS; via the exons ATGGACACGGCAAGAGACTCAGACTATGGAGCTTTCATGGAGAAGTTCCTACTACAACCAAGCCCTTCACTTCATCAGCTTCCCTTACATGGCCTCACCTTTGCTTTTAAAGACAT aTTTGATGTAGATGGATATGTTACTGGGTTTGGAAATCCTGACTGGGCAAGGACTCATCCGGCTGCCACATCAACAGCCCCGGCTATTTTGGCTGTCTTAAGGGGAGGTGCCACGTGTGTTGGTAAAACTGTCACGGCTGAACTGGCATACAG TATTAATGGAGAAAACAAACATTATGGCACACCTACAAATCCATGTGTGCCTGATCGGGTACCTGGAGGCTCTTCTAGTGGATCTGCTGTAGCAGTAGGCGCAAAGCTTGTTGATTTTGCTTTAG GAACTGACACTGGAGGAAGTGTAAGAGTACCTGCATCATACTGTGGAATTCTTGGGTTCCGGCCTTCTCATGATGCCATTTCCACTGCTGGAGTTATTCCTTTGGTGCAAAGTTTTGATACTGTGG GATGGTTTGCTAGGGACCCTGTAATTCTTAATAGAGTTGGACGAGTGCTTCTACAATTACCTGATGTGGATCATGTCAGACCCAGTCGGATAATTATTGCAGAAGATTGTTTCCAGCTTTCAGACATTCCAAAGGATCGAGTTACTCAACCTCTTGTCAAATCAGTGGAGAAGTTATTTGGGA GTCATCTTGTATCACGTGCAATCCTTGAGGACTATGTCAAGGACAAAGTTCCAAGTTTGAAACAATTCGTCAATAAAGGAAATGCAGATCAAGAGTCTCATATACCATCTTTGGAAGCCCTTTCAAGTGCCATGCGATTGATTATAGG ATATGAATTCAAGAACAACCATGGTGAATGGATCAATACTGTCAAACCTGATTTGGGTCCTGGGATATCAGAACGGGTATGGGAAGCCCTTATGACAACAGATGAAAATTTGGATATTTGTCACTCTGTGAAGAACGAAGCCCGTGCAGCTCTTATTGATCTTCTTGGG GATTTTGGTGTCCTAGCTATTCCCACAGTTCTGGGGCCTCCATCAAAGTTACAAACAGATCCAACTATATCAGAAAATTTTTGTGACAGGACATTCAGCTTGCTGTTGATTGCATCAGCATCTGGATTTTGTCAg GTTAGCATACCACTAGGGTTGTATGATAATCTTCCTGTCTCAATTTCCTTGTTGGCGACACATGGTTCAGATGGGTTCCTGCTTAATCTTGTTGAGTCTCTGTATGACACTCTCAAAGAAGAGGTTGGCATTGTTGAGAAAATGGGTTCCTGA